The Cystobacter ferrugineus genome includes a region encoding these proteins:
- a CDS encoding helix-turn-helix domain-containing protein produces the protein MKGKRGTKSAAKNGRVRTDLSIQIGKAARKARLRKGLTQADVAERVKLTNEVYGRLERGDMTPSTPTLMRLSTVLGVRADVLLGLAGPEATQAHPAPGDELPPEARRLLRTVRALDDVQLDVFKGTASGFLKLARRRQQQRGHDKASGADT, from the coding sequence ATGAAAGGGAAGCGAGGCACAAAGTCGGCCGCCAAGAACGGGCGAGTCCGAACCGATCTCAGTATCCAGATCGGCAAGGCTGCACGCAAAGCCCGATTGCGAAAGGGCCTGACACAGGCGGATGTAGCCGAGCGGGTCAAGCTCACCAACGAGGTGTATGGAAGGCTGGAGCGCGGCGATATGACCCCGAGCACGCCAACGCTGATGCGGCTCAGCACGGTGCTGGGGGTCAGGGCGGACGTTCTGCTGGGGCTTGCCGGGCCGGAAGCCACCCAAGCCCACCCCGCGCCTGGCGACGAGCTGCCGCCGGAAGCTCGGAGGCTGCTCCGGACGGTGCGAGCGTTGGATGACGTGCAGCTCGACGTTTTCAAGGGAACGGCGTCAGGGTTTCTCAAGCTCGCGAGGAGACGGCAGCAGCAGCGCGGGCATGATAAAGCGAGTGGCGCTGACACCTGA
- a CDS encoding serine/threonine protein kinase → MEVGNVIVFQCLTFNFEGFRYEVFRTQVEHRDYDKLLLAWRQPLGGGPRSQVILKPLQIGGSDHEKRERAWEEVQLATYLDHHGIAKVYGFTFCDDVSYVVMEHMRGCYLLTAMDFALLVGRRLSPAFAAYVAAEVADALDYAHRRTAGDRDPLHIVHRAVGPMRIRLGYDGRVKLMNFGAAYSELRERLKTPPGLLRGDPTYCAPEVLRAVMKSNGNRAAPVIAGAVDGRADVFSLGLVLLEMLLAEYPLDPSEAPVQSVPQGFASGVRAERTAQLGLDVLAYRLLRFDPAAAERQLEFAPAPLRSIVRRALQPEPSERFTAGQMRDELHAYLSTVDPLVSGAEIAAELKAIMEAAARVKRLTANPIERTALTPDEEGDSRE, encoded by the coding sequence GTGGAAGTTGGCAACGTTATTGTTTTCCAGTGCCTTACCTTCAACTTTGAGGGTTTCCGTTACGAGGTTTTCCGCACCCAGGTTGAGCACCGCGATTACGACAAGCTTCTTCTCGCCTGGAGGCAACCCCTTGGCGGGGGCCCTCGCTCGCAAGTCATTCTCAAGCCCTTGCAGATAGGGGGCTCGGACCACGAGAAGCGCGAGCGCGCTTGGGAAGAGGTGCAGCTCGCGACGTATTTGGATCACCACGGCATCGCCAAGGTTTACGGCTTCACTTTCTGTGACGATGTTTCTTATGTCGTCATGGAGCACATGCGCGGCTGTTACCTGCTGACGGCGATGGATTTTGCCTTGCTGGTGGGGCGCAGGTTGTCACCGGCCTTTGCTGCCTACGTGGCGGCGGAAGTGGCCGACGCGCTTGACTATGCGCACCGGCGCACGGCTGGCGATCGCGACCCGCTGCACATTGTCCATCGCGCCGTGGGTCCCATGCGGATCCGTCTCGGGTATGACGGGCGCGTCAAGCTCATGAATTTTGGCGCCGCGTACTCGGAGCTGCGCGAACGCCTGAAGACCCCGCCCGGCCTGCTGCGAGGCGATCCTACCTACTGCGCGCCCGAGGTTCTGCGCGCTGTGATGAAGTCCAACGGGAACCGTGCCGCCCCAGTCATCGCAGGAGCGGTTGACGGCAGAGCGGACGTTTTCTCTCTCGGCCTCGTTCTGCTGGAAATGCTGCTCGCTGAATACCCGCTCGACCCGAGCGAGGCCCCCGTGCAAAGCGTTCCCCAGGGGTTCGCATCCGGTGTGCGAGCCGAGCGGACGGCACAATTGGGCCTGGATGTGTTGGCTTACCGTCTGCTGCGCTTCGACCCTGCGGCAGCGGAACGTCAGCTTGAGTTCGCGCCCGCTCCTTTGCGGTCTATTGTCAGGCGTGCGCTTCAGCCAGAGCCCTCCGAGCGTTTCACGGCCGGGCAAATGCGCGACGAGCTGCACGCCTACCTCTCGACCGTGGACCCGCTCGTCAGCGGTGCGGAGATCGCGGCGGAGCTGAAGGCAATCATGGAGGCTGCCGCGAGGGTCAAGCGGTTGACGGCAAACCCCATCGAGCGAACGGCTCTGACGCCGGATGAGGAAGGAGACTCGCGCGAATGA
- a CDS encoding ISAzo13 family transposase — protein MRHDSKLEAALRAKYLALEGVLNERARRLWAATESRTIGYGGDAVVASATGLARATIRAGREELKKGEVVIGRQRRPGGGRKALALVQGGWVEALERLVAPTTRGDPMSPLRWTCKSTRILAVELRNQGFIVSHTSVGKKLHELGYSLHALRKSHEGTDHVDRNAQFEHISAMVEDFQARNQPVISVDTKKKELVGNFRNAGREWEPKGQPEEVNVHDFPDDAVGKAIPYGVFDMTRNEAWVSVGRDHDTPAFAVASIRQWWRTMGLPAYPNATELLITADAGGSNGYRTRAWKKELQELADDTGLNIHVCHFPPGTSKWNKIEHRLFCHITQNWRGKPLTSFETVVNLIGRTQTKKGLRVRARLDKKKYPTGIEITKAEMKRLALRKDEFHGDWNYCLEPRRAK, from the coding sequence ATGAGGCACGACTCGAAACTGGAAGCGGCCCTCCGTGCCAAGTATCTCGCTCTTGAAGGCGTCCTGAATGAGAGGGCACGTCGATTGTGGGCAGCGACGGAGTCACGCACGATAGGCTACGGTGGCGACGCGGTGGTTGCGAGCGCGACTGGTTTGGCGCGGGCGACGATCCGAGCAGGCCGCGAGGAGTTGAAGAAAGGCGAAGTAGTCATTGGACGTCAGCGTCGGCCTGGCGGTGGCCGCAAGGCGTTGGCCTTGGTGCAGGGAGGATGGGTCGAGGCACTCGAGCGTCTGGTTGCGCCGACCACGAGAGGGGATCCGATGTCGCCGCTGCGATGGACATGCAAAAGCACGCGGATTCTGGCCGTGGAGTTGCGCAACCAGGGGTTCATCGTCAGTCACACGAGTGTCGGAAAGAAGCTGCACGAGCTGGGCTATAGCCTCCACGCATTGCGCAAGAGCCATGAGGGCACGGACCATGTGGATCGCAACGCGCAATTCGAGCACATCAGCGCGATGGTGGAGGACTTCCAGGCGCGAAACCAACCCGTCATCTCCGTCGATACGAAGAAGAAGGAACTCGTCGGGAACTTCAGGAACGCAGGCCGTGAGTGGGAACCGAAGGGGCAACCGGAAGAGGTCAACGTCCACGACTTTCCCGACGATGCGGTGGGCAAGGCGATCCCCTACGGAGTCTTCGACATGACCCGCAACGAGGCGTGGGTGAGTGTCGGGCGCGATCATGACACACCGGCTTTTGCCGTCGCATCGATTCGCCAATGGTGGAGAACGATGGGTTTGCCAGCCTATCCGAATGCGACGGAACTTCTCATCACGGCAGATGCTGGCGGTAGCAACGGGTATCGCACACGCGCCTGGAAGAAAGAACTACAAGAGCTGGCCGATGACACGGGACTGAATATTCATGTGTGCCACTTCCCGCCAGGAACGAGCAAGTGGAACAAGATCGAACATCGGCTCTTCTGTCACATCACCCAGAACTGGAGGGGCAAGCCACTGACCAGTTTTGAGACAGTCGTCAACCTCATCGGCAGAACGCAAACTAAAAAGGGTCTGCGCGTCAGGGCGCGCTTGGACAAGAAGAAGTATCCGACGGGCATCGAGATCACGAAGGCGGAAATGAAGCGATTGGCGCTGCGCAAGGATGAGTTCCATGGCGACTGGAATTATTGCTTGGAGCCGCGTCGCGCCAAGTGA
- a CDS encoding serine/threonine protein kinase, with product MPYPYIVMEYVPGDTLEAFALKCNPSLRKCVHIVLDVAQTLGEVHGAGVFHRDLKPSNILIREKSERPVLIDFGIASLGGAACLTEARIPPATPEFRAPEPLRFLRENADTTAHYEYTPTDELWALGVTFYWLLTDVYPFGERTDAGELAGLAERILTRRPVAPHLLNPRVPLAVSQVCMKMLAEWPAERYATVPELCSALQEALAQAENDSTWEVPLMDPHDPQVTTTLDDPELQEPNEVLRAFRKSGKKQPRRGLVRPKKALELLLARSPDEAPGAPARRRLKPQSQRWAPRVRLYPPQGTNRPERERMGSPLQAPPCRQRVSSSPRPWPPTALVPHGAWGSRRPL from the coding sequence ATGCCTTACCCCTATATCGTCATGGAGTACGTGCCGGGAGACACGCTGGAAGCGTTTGCACTCAAGTGCAATCCCTCCTTACGCAAGTGCGTGCATATCGTGTTGGACGTGGCGCAAACGCTGGGGGAAGTGCATGGGGCGGGGGTGTTTCATCGCGACTTGAAGCCCTCCAATATCCTGATTCGCGAAAAGAGCGAACGCCCGGTGTTGATTGATTTTGGTATCGCTTCTCTGGGCGGCGCGGCGTGTCTCACGGAGGCGCGGATTCCACCTGCAACGCCAGAGTTCCGCGCCCCGGAGCCCTTGCGCTTCCTGCGCGAGAACGCGGACACCACGGCTCATTATGAATACACCCCCACGGACGAACTGTGGGCGCTGGGCGTCACGTTCTACTGGCTGCTGACGGATGTGTACCCCTTTGGGGAGAGGACGGACGCAGGAGAACTGGCGGGACTGGCCGAGCGCATCCTGACGCGGCGGCCCGTTGCGCCTCACCTCCTCAATCCGCGCGTGCCGCTGGCCGTCTCCCAGGTATGCATGAAGATGCTGGCCGAGTGGCCCGCTGAGCGCTACGCGACAGTGCCGGAACTGTGTTCGGCGCTCCAAGAGGCATTGGCCCAAGCCGAGAATGACTCCACCTGGGAGGTGCCCCTCATGGACCCCCACGACCCCCAGGTCACGACGACTCTGGATGACCCGGAGTTGCAAGAACCCAACGAGGTTCTGCGCGCTTTCCGCAAGAGTGGAAAGAAGCAGCCCCGGCGTGGACTCGTGCGTCCGAAAAAGGCACTGGAGCTTCTTCTGGCGCGCTCACCGGACGAGGCGCCAGGAGCCCCCGCCCGGAGGCGGCTCAAGCCCCAATCCCAACGGTGGGCGCCGCGCGTGAGGCTCTACCCGCCGCAGGGCACGAACCGCCCGGAGAGGGAGAGGATGGGAAGCCCGCTCCAAGCTCCTCCGTGCCGCCAGCGCGTGAGCAGCTCGCCCCGCCCGTGGCCGCCCACCGCTCTCGTGCCCCATGGCGCCTGGGGCTCACGGCGGCCCTTGTGA
- a CDS encoding DUF2381 family protein has product MLPLSPCAVLLAALLAGAAQAAEPPPVSLCAATARFDLVAGSPEGAPEVCASADETTTFVFDSRVAVGAVEFQPGERLAHRALGEDGLSLYVIPRGDYLPGERVKVTVRFADGAAPTSASFWLVGHASKGTRRVEVFRQPRPPDVLRKERDEAQAEARQCQEDKARLLAERERPGGLMGAVWLEGAGVVASNQLGFLKKPPANALGLDEAWSYSFTPTGETYPARVAVRLLLNNPGAEPWTLAGAALVDKAGEEVELARWQEAPIPANGAGAVVVGIEGERAQFGCPCTLKLWEAGGPRTVTLGNATFPEGKARAQ; this is encoded by the coding sequence GTGCTGCCCCTCTCTCCCTGTGCTGTCCTGCTGGCTGCCCTGCTCGCTGGTGCTGCGCAAGCGGCAGAACCGCCCCCCGTTTCTCTCTGCGCAGCGACGGCGCGCTTTGACTTGGTGGCAGGCTCCCCGGAGGGAGCGCCGGAAGTATGCGCGAGCGCGGACGAGACGACGACCTTCGTCTTTGACTCCCGCGTCGCCGTGGGGGCAGTGGAGTTTCAGCCAGGGGAACGCCTCGCGCATCGGGCACTCGGGGAAGACGGGCTGAGTCTCTATGTCATTCCCAGGGGGGATTATCTGCCGGGGGAGCGGGTCAAGGTGACGGTGCGCTTCGCGGATGGCGCGGCACCAACGAGCGCGAGCTTTTGGCTTGTAGGTCATGCGTCAAAGGGGACGCGCCGGGTGGAGGTGTTCCGCCAGCCGCGCCCGCCCGACGTGCTCAGGAAAGAGCGTGACGAAGCCCAGGCCGAAGCGCGCCAGTGCCAGGAGGACAAAGCGCGGCTTCTGGCCGAGCGTGAGCGGCCGGGCGGACTCATGGGGGCCGTGTGGCTGGAGGGGGCCGGAGTCGTGGCGTCCAACCAACTTGGCTTTCTGAAGAAGCCGCCAGCCAACGCGCTCGGGCTCGATGAAGCCTGGAGCTACAGCTTCACGCCCACGGGGGAAACCTACCCGGCACGCGTGGCTGTGCGGCTGCTCCTCAACAACCCCGGCGCCGAGCCTTGGACGCTCGCGGGGGCGGCGCTGGTGGACAAGGCGGGGGAAGAGGTGGAGCTTGCCCGGTGGCAAGAGGCGCCCATTCCCGCGAATGGGGCCGGTGCCGTCGTAGTGGGCATCGAGGGGGAGCGCGCGCAGTTCGGCTGCCCCTGCACCCTCAAGCTGTGGGAGGCAGGGGGGCCGCGTACCGTCACCCTCGGGAACGCCACCTTCCCGGAGGGCAAAGCCAGGGCGCAGTAA